The nucleotide window AAAGCGGCCCATTATTTAGAAAATCAGAGTCTAGGTCAAGGAATAATGTTAGGCGGAATTTCTGGTGTACCGCCTGCTACTGTGGTGATTTTAGGGGCAGGAATTACAGGTGAATATGCTGCACGCACCGCCTTAGGATATGGCGCCCAAGTATTCGTTATGGATACCAACTTAAATGCCCTTCGCCGACTTGAAAACGCATTAGATCGTCGAATCATTACAGCTGTTGCCAACGAGCAGTATCTGAGTTCTGCACTAAAATTTGCGGATGTTATTATCGGAGCCGCTGTTGCCGAAGGTGATCGGTCTCCATGCTGGGTTACTGAAGATATGGTTGCTGGAATGAAGCCCGGTAGTGTTATTGTAGACACGGTGATAGACCAAGGTGGGTGTATTGCAACAAGCCGTGCTACAACCCATTCTAATCCGATTTATAAAGCCTTCGACGTTACGCACTACTGCGTGCCTAATATGCCCGCTGATGTTGCTAGAACTGCCACCTACGCCCTTAATAATGTTTTGGTACCCTATGTACTAGCTATAGGAGATGCAGGCGGAGTAAAAGAATGCCTTTGGGCTAACACAGCACTTCGAAATGGTGCCTATGTTTATAAAAAGCACTTAACGAAGAAATCACTCGCTCAATTATTCCAAATGGATTATCGCGATATAGAAATGCTTATTGCTTCCAAAATCTGATCGTATGTCAGAATTATCCGAAAATAATTACATCCGTATTGTTGTAATAAATTGGGCCATATGTGTACCACTTATCGTGCTCTTTGCTTGGCCCTACTACCACGCCGCTATGCTAGTTGGTATGGATGAAAGCTTCCGATATTTAGGAGCTTTCATGTTTGCTCTTCCATTCATGATTACCATTCTTCATGGACACGTAACCATGGCTTTAGGATCGGTGCATCGCCAACATTACTATACATGGTTAAAGAATCATCCATACACTTTTGGTCTGTTTTTTCACCCCATGCTAGTGAAAACCCGATTCAGAATAATTCTATTACTAGTTAGCCTGATTTTTTTACCCATAGGCTATCTACTAGGACTTTAAATTTTGGTGATCTTTCGTGCGTTAAATTGGCTTACCATCTTTTATCGCTTCCACCACTGTAGGATCTAATAAAGTGGAAGTGTCACCAAGATTATCGTGATCGTTAGAAGCTACTTTTCTAAGAATTCTTCGCATGATCTTACC belongs to Balneola vulgaris DSM 17893 and includes:
- a CDS encoding alanine dehydrogenase, yielding MELNPLDTEQIGLKTLEKHLIRSSTKVSLKIGLPKEISNDEKRISLTPGGVSILRGNGHEVYIEKGAGEEANFSDRDYADAGAEIAYSTQDVFKKSELILKVAPLTSDELEYLEPEQSIISALHMGNQNEAYVQALIEKSITGIAYEFIKDRDNEFPIVRMMHEITGSIAVQKAAHYLENQSLGQGIMLGGISGVPPATVVILGAGITGEYAARTALGYGAQVFVMDTNLNALRRLENALDRRIITAVANEQYLSSALKFADVIIGAAVAEGDRSPCWVTEDMVAGMKPGSVIVDTVIDQGGCIATSRATTHSNPIYKAFDVTHYCVPNMPADVARTATYALNNVLVPYVLAIGDAGGVKECLWANTALRNGAYVYKKHLTKKSLAQLFQMDYRDIEMLIASKI